A stretch of Acidovorax sp. RAC01 DNA encodes these proteins:
- a CDS encoding ferritin-like domain-containing protein: MSDFNDANRDPLTNEPGAHPVGTGIGAVMGGAAAGAAAGAFGGPVGAAVGGVAGAVAGGLAGKAAAEAVNPTAQDAYWRESYQREPYYVAGRTYDQYRPAYELGWSSLGRYEGDFDSVEPRLADDWRARHAGTGMGWDEARPATRAAWQRASFSNKAEGSNAAAEGLASTEMMGNDDAADVLNDVLESARDGEYGFNACAEHCDSQELKNLFLRHARECAAAGGELEQEIRRLGGEPASGGSMAGALHRGWVSVKSALSTRDDKAVLEECERGEDAAVARYRKALKSGGLPTHVRALLERQLQGAQRNHDEVKSLRDSYAHRT; encoded by the coding sequence ATGTCGGATTTCAATGATGCCAACCGAGACCCACTGACCAATGAACCTGGTGCCCACCCTGTGGGCACGGGCATCGGGGCGGTCATGGGCGGCGCCGCTGCAGGTGCTGCCGCTGGCGCATTTGGCGGACCTGTGGGCGCAGCCGTGGGTGGCGTGGCCGGTGCCGTGGCCGGCGGCCTGGCGGGCAAGGCTGCGGCCGAAGCCGTCAACCCTACCGCGCAAGATGCCTACTGGCGCGAAAGCTACCAGCGCGAGCCCTATTACGTGGCAGGCCGCACGTACGACCAGTATCGCCCCGCGTACGAGCTGGGCTGGTCTTCCCTGGGCCGCTACGAAGGTGACTTCGACAGCGTGGAGCCCCGCCTGGCCGATGACTGGCGCGCACGCCACGCCGGCACAGGCATGGGCTGGGATGAGGCGCGCCCCGCCACCCGCGCAGCCTGGCAGCGCGCCTCGTTCAGCAACAAGGCAGAGGGCTCCAATGCTGCGGCTGAAGGCCTGGCCAGCACCGAGATGATGGGCAACGACGACGCTGCCGATGTGCTCAACGATGTGCTCGAATCGGCCCGCGATGGTGAATATGGCTTCAACGCCTGCGCCGAGCATTGCGACTCGCAGGAGCTAAAAAACCTGTTCCTGCGCCACGCCCGCGAATGTGCGGCAGCTGGCGGCGAGCTGGAGCAGGAGATTCGCCGCCTGGGTGGCGAGCCTGCGTCTGGCGGCAGCATGGCGGGGGCCCTGCACCGCGGCTGGGTGTCGGTGAAATCGGCCCTGTCGACGCGCGATGACAAGGCCGTGCTGGAAGAGTGCGAGCGCGGTGAAGACGCCGCTGTGGCGCGCTACCGCAAGGCCCTGAAGTCGGGCGGCTTGCCCACGCACGTGCGTGCCCTGCTGGAGCGCCAGCTGCAAGGCGCGCAGCGCAACCACGACGAAGTGAAGTCGCTGCGCGACAGCTACGCCCACCGTACCTGA
- a CDS encoding thymidylate synthase translates to MNHALAATARPVRSQYEDFMRHVFTHGVHKSDRTGTGTKSVFGHQMRFDLKEGFPLVTTKKVHLKSIIQELLWFLTGSSNNYWLKERGVTIWDEWAREDGDLGPVYGVQWRSWPTPDGGHIDQISDVIQTLKTNPDSRRIIVSAWNVAELSKMALMPCHAFFQFYVAPAQEPGGRGTLSCQLYQRSADIFLGVPFNIASYALLTHMVAQQCDLDVGDFIWTGGDCHIYSNHHEQVQTQLARTPYPYPVLNIKRKPDSIFDYQYEDFEVLEYQCHPAIKAPVAV, encoded by the coding sequence ATGAACCACGCCCTTGCAGCCACCGCCCGCCCCGTGCGGTCCCAGTACGAAGACTTCATGCGCCACGTGTTCACGCACGGCGTTCACAAATCCGACCGCACGGGCACCGGCACCAAGAGCGTGTTCGGCCACCAGATGCGGTTTGACCTGAAAGAAGGTTTTCCGCTGGTCACAACCAAGAAGGTGCACCTCAAGTCCATCATCCAGGAGCTGCTGTGGTTCCTCACGGGCTCCAGCAACAACTACTGGCTGAAAGAGCGCGGCGTGACCATCTGGGACGAGTGGGCGCGCGAGGACGGCGACCTGGGCCCGGTGTACGGCGTGCAGTGGCGCAGCTGGCCCACGCCGGACGGCGGCCACATCGACCAGATCAGCGACGTCATCCAAACGCTCAAGACCAACCCCGACTCGCGCCGCATCATCGTGAGCGCGTGGAACGTGGCCGAGCTCTCCAAGATGGCGCTGATGCCCTGCCACGCGTTCTTCCAGTTCTACGTGGCCCCGGCGCAAGAACCCGGCGGGCGCGGCACGCTGAGCTGCCAGCTTTACCAGCGCAGCGCAGACATTTTTCTGGGCGTGCCGTTCAACATCGCCAGCTATGCGCTGCTGACCCACATGGTGGCCCAGCAGTGCGACCTGGACGTGGGCGACTTCATCTGGACGGGCGGCGACTGCCACATCTACAGCAACCACCACGAGCAGGTGCAGACGCAACTGGCGCGCACGCCCTACCCCTACCCGGTCTTGAACATCAAACGCAAGCCCGACAGCATCTTTGACTACCAGTACGAAGACTTTGAAGTGCTGGAGTACCAGTGCCACCCTGCCATCAAGGCGCCCGTGGCGGTCTGA
- the ntrC gene encoding nitrogen regulation protein NR(I), whose protein sequence is MKPIWLVDDDPSIRFVLEKALARENLPTRSFTHPREVLDALADVTPADPARQGPQVLVSDIRMPGGSGLQLLEKVRELQPGLPVIIMTAYSDLDSAVSAFQRGAFEYLPKPFDLPKAVELIRRAVEESQREEVTEERQTEAPEMLGQAPAMQDVFRAIGRLSQSQVTVLITGESGSGKELVARALHKHSPCADGPFVAINTAAIPKDLLESELFGHERGAFTGAQTQRRGRFEQAEGGTLFLDEIGDMPFDLQTRLLRVLSDGQFYRVGGHAAVKSHVRVIAATHQDLERRVKEGGFREDLFHRLNVIRLRLPALRERHEDVRVLTRHFLQQSARQLGVEPKRIADSALARLEQFAFPGNVRQLENICHWLTVMAPAQVISVQDLPPEVLESPVYQPVLRAPPERRPIEPDALLPTAAPSVAVPATAAAKAAAPVQAGEMAGAAHRELAPEYANSSAALHAHAGAATPEDSAGLAPSADLAHAATALQGSGSWEQSLEVEAQRLLSGGQPEVWDALTRKFESRLIRTALAATHGRRMEAAQRLGIGRNTITRKIQELGLDAPEDA, encoded by the coding sequence ATGAAGCCGATCTGGTTAGTAGACGACGACCCTTCGATCCGCTTCGTCCTGGAAAAGGCGTTGGCCCGGGAGAACCTTCCCACGCGCAGCTTCACGCACCCGCGCGAGGTGCTCGATGCCCTGGCCGATGTAACCCCCGCCGACCCTGCTCGCCAGGGTCCCCAGGTGCTGGTGAGCGACATCCGCATGCCGGGCGGTTCGGGGCTGCAGCTGCTGGAAAAGGTGCGCGAGCTGCAGCCGGGGCTGCCCGTCATCATCATGACGGCGTATTCCGACCTCGACAGTGCGGTGTCGGCCTTTCAGCGCGGCGCTTTTGAGTACCTGCCCAAGCCGTTTGACCTGCCCAAGGCTGTCGAGCTGATCCGCCGCGCTGTGGAAGAAAGCCAGCGCGAAGAAGTCACTGAAGAGCGCCAGACCGAGGCCCCTGAAATGCTGGGCCAGGCGCCTGCCATGCAGGATGTCTTTCGTGCCATCGGCCGCCTGAGCCAGAGCCAGGTCACGGTGCTCATCACCGGCGAGTCCGGCTCGGGCAAGGAACTGGTGGCGCGTGCGCTGCACAAGCACTCGCCCTGTGCGGATGGCCCGTTTGTGGCCATCAACACCGCCGCCATTCCCAAGGACCTGCTGGAGTCCGAACTCTTCGGGCATGAGCGCGGCGCGTTCACCGGTGCGCAGACGCAGCGCCGTGGCCGCTTCGAGCAGGCCGAAGGCGGCACGCTGTTTCTGGATGAAATCGGCGACATGCCGTTTGACCTGCAGACCCGGCTGCTGCGCGTGCTGTCGGACGGCCAGTTCTACCGCGTGGGCGGCCATGCAGCGGTGAAATCGCACGTCCGCGTGATTGCCGCGACGCACCAGGATCTGGAACGCCGCGTGAAAGAGGGCGGCTTCCGCGAGGACTTGTTCCACCGCCTCAACGTGATCCGCCTGCGCCTGCCCGCGCTGCGCGAGCGCCACGAAGACGTGCGCGTGCTGACGCGCCACTTCCTGCAGCAAAGCGCCCGGCAGCTGGGCGTGGAGCCCAAGCGCATTGCGGATTCGGCACTGGCGCGGCTGGAGCAGTTTGCGTTTCCAGGCAACGTGCGCCAGCTTGAGAACATCTGCCACTGGCTGACCGTGATGGCCCCTGCGCAGGTGATCTCGGTGCAGGACCTCCCGCCCGAGGTACTGGAGTCGCCGGTCTACCAGCCGGTGCTGCGCGCACCGCCCGAGCGCCGCCCCATCGAACCGGACGCGCTGCTGCCGACCGCCGCCCCATCGGTGGCGGTACCTGCAACTGCAGCTGCCAAGGCGGCGGCGCCCGTGCAGGCGGGTGAAATGGCGGGTGCCGCCCACCGTGAGCTTGCTCCCGAATACGCCAACAGCAGCGCAGCACTACATGCGCACGCTGGCGCGGCCACGCCTGAGGATTCCGCGGGGCTGGCGCCATCGGCCGACCTGGCCCATGCTGCAACGGCATTGCAGGGCAGCGGAAGCTGGGAGCAGTCGCTGGAGGTGGAGGCCCAGCGCCTGTTGTCCGGCGGGCAGCCTGAAGTGTGGGATGCCCTCACCCGCAAGTTCGAGTCGCGCCTGATCCGCACCGCCCTGGCCGCCACGCACGGGCGGCGCATGGAGGCAGCGCAGCGCCTGGGTATCGGGCGCAACACCATCACCCGCAAGATCCAGGAACTGGGGCTGGACGCACCCGAGGACGCCTGA
- the glnL gene encoding nitrogen regulation protein NR(II), which yields MSTLVAVLRADGAVQFANAALENTLGLSRRTLEGADFSGFFTDPSLLQTALAGARGKDFAALRYEANLKRLHQDAIPVHVSVADAEQVGEVLVELWPLEQQARQDREERLLDQAQANKELIRNLAHEIKNPLGGIRGAAQLLEMELESRELTEYTQVIIHEADRLQSLVDRLLAPHRHPHLVGDVNIHEVCERVRSLVLVEHPNGLRVVRDYDTSIPEFRGDRAQLIQALLNIVQNAAQALAERIAAGDAAITLRTRVARQVTFGRQRYRLALELHVIDNGPGVPDAIKERIFYPLVSGRDGGSGLGLTLAQTFVQRHHGLIECESVPGRTDFRILIPLP from the coding sequence ATGTCCACGCTGGTGGCCGTGCTGCGCGCGGACGGTGCCGTACAGTTCGCCAACGCCGCACTGGAAAACACCCTGGGCCTATCGCGCCGTACGCTGGAGGGCGCGGATTTCTCCGGATTTTTTACCGACCCGAGCCTGCTGCAGACCGCACTGGCGGGCGCGCGTGGAAAAGACTTCGCTGCCCTGCGTTACGAGGCCAATCTCAAGCGGCTGCACCAGGATGCGATTCCGGTCCATGTGAGCGTGGCCGATGCCGAGCAGGTGGGCGAGGTACTGGTAGAGCTGTGGCCGCTGGAGCAGCAGGCCCGCCAGGACCGTGAAGAGCGGCTGCTTGACCAGGCGCAGGCCAACAAGGAACTGATCCGCAACCTTGCGCATGAGATCAAGAACCCGCTGGGCGGCATCCGCGGCGCCGCGCAGCTGCTGGAGATGGAGCTGGAAAGCCGGGAGCTGACCGAATACACCCAGGTCATCATCCACGAGGCCGACCGCCTGCAGAGCCTGGTAGACCGGCTGCTGGCGCCGCACCGGCACCCGCACCTGGTGGGGGACGTGAACATCCATGAGGTATGCGAGCGCGTGCGCTCGCTCGTGCTGGTCGAGCATCCCAATGGTCTGCGCGTGGTGCGGGACTACGACACGTCCATTCCCGAGTTCCGGGGCGACCGCGCCCAGCTTATCCAGGCACTGCTCAACATCGTCCAGAACGCTGCCCAGGCGCTGGCCGAGCGCATTGCTGCGGGTGATGCCGCCATCACCCTGCGCACCCGTGTGGCCCGACAAGTAACGTTTGGTCGCCAGCGCTATCGGCTGGCACTGGAATTGCATGTCATCGACAACGGACCGGGCGTGCCCGATGCCATCAAGGAGCGTATTTTTTACCCTCTGGTATCGGGTCGGGACGGAGGATCGGGGCTGGGGCTCACGCTGGCACAGACATTCGTGCAGCGTCACCACGGGCTGATCGAGTGCGAGAGTGTTCCGGGTCGCACCGATTTCCGCATTCTCATTCCCTTGCCCTGA
- the xth gene encoding exodeoxyribonuclease III, with amino-acid sequence MKIATWNVNSLSVRLPQVLAWLAANPVDALCLQELKLTDDKFPHDALREAGYEAAVFGQKTYNGVAILSRSPLRDVSRNIPGFDDEQARVITATLDTPAGPLRLINGYFVNGQEPGSEKFAYKMRWLQALEDMVRAEMQAHPQLVLVGDFNVAPEDRDSYDPDGLRETIHHTTEERAHFRALLQLGLTDAFRMFEQPEKTYSWWDYRMLGFQKNRGLRIDHILVSDAVRGSVAACSVDRAPRKNPQPSDHAPVVVSLSGAWA; translated from the coding sequence ATGAAAATTGCGACCTGGAACGTCAATTCACTCTCTGTGCGCCTGCCCCAGGTGCTGGCCTGGCTGGCCGCCAACCCGGTCGATGCGCTGTGCCTGCAGGAACTCAAACTGACCGACGACAAGTTTCCCCACGATGCCTTGAGGGAAGCCGGCTACGAGGCGGCAGTCTTTGGCCAGAAGACCTACAACGGCGTCGCCATCCTGAGCCGCAGCCCGCTGCGCGATGTGTCGCGCAACATCCCGGGCTTTGACGACGAGCAGGCCCGCGTGATCACCGCCACGCTGGACACACCCGCAGGCCCGCTGCGCCTGATCAACGGATACTTTGTGAACGGGCAGGAGCCGGGCTCGGAAAAGTTTGCCTACAAGATGCGCTGGCTGCAGGCGCTGGAGGACATGGTGCGGGCAGAAATGCAGGCCCACCCGCAGCTGGTGCTGGTGGGAGACTTCAACGTGGCCCCGGAAGACCGCGACTCGTACGACCCGGACGGCCTGCGCGAAACCATCCACCACACCACCGAAGAGCGCGCCCATTTCCGCGCACTGCTGCAGCTCGGGCTCACCGATGCTTTCCGCATGTTCGAGCAGCCTGAAAAAACGTATTCGTGGTGGGACTACCGGATGCTGGGTTTTCAGAAAAACCGGGGGCTTCGCATCGACCACATTCTGGTGAGCGATGCCGTGCGCGGCAGTGTGGCCGCTTGCAGCGTGGACCGCGCGCCGCGCAAGAACCCGCAGCCGAGTGACCACGCTCCGGTGGTGGTGTCGCTATCGGGTGCATGGGCCTGA
- the glnA gene encoding type I glutamate--ammonia ligase: MAKTVADVMKMVKENEVKFVDFRFTDTRGKQQHTTVPVSHFDEDKFVSGHAFDGSSIAGWKGIEASDMLLMPDPGTANIDPFFEETTLIMNCDVVEPADGKSYDRDPRSIAKRAEAYLKASGMGDTAYFGPEPEFFIFDGVRWSTDPQNTFYEIEEYEAPWNTGAKLEGGNRGHRPTVKGGYFPVPPVDSTQDMRAEMSLILESLGIPVEVFHHEVAGAGQNEIGTKFSTLVERADWTMLQKYVIHNVANAYGKTATFMPKPYHGDNGSGMHVHQSVWKDGKNLFAGDGYAGLSDFALYYIGGIIKHARALNAITNPGTNSYKRLVPHFEAPVKLAYSAKNRSASIRIPFVANPKGRRVEARFPDPLMNPYLGFAALLMAGLDGVENKIHPGEAATKDLYHLPPEEDKLVPTVCHSLDQALEHLDKDRAFLTKGGVFTDSMIDAYIDLKMAEVTRFRMAVHPVEYDMYFSI, translated from the coding sequence ATGGCCAAGACCGTTGCAGACGTGATGAAGATGGTGAAAGAGAACGAAGTCAAGTTCGTTGACTTCCGTTTCACCGATACCCGTGGCAAGCAGCAGCACACCACGGTGCCCGTCTCACACTTCGACGAAGACAAGTTTGTATCGGGTCACGCGTTCGATGGCTCCTCCATCGCCGGCTGGAAGGGCATCGAAGCCTCCGACATGTTGCTCATGCCCGATCCAGGCACCGCCAACATCGATCCGTTCTTCGAAGAAACCACCCTGATCATGAATTGCGATGTGGTGGAGCCTGCCGACGGCAAGTCCTACGATCGCGATCCTCGCTCCATCGCCAAGCGCGCAGAAGCCTACCTGAAGGCCTCCGGCATGGGCGATACCGCTTACTTCGGCCCCGAGCCAGAATTCTTCATCTTCGACGGCGTCCGCTGGAGCACGGATCCCCAGAACACGTTCTACGAAATCGAAGAATACGAAGCGCCCTGGAACACGGGCGCCAAGCTCGAAGGCGGCAACCGTGGCCACCGTCCCACCGTCAAGGGCGGCTACTTCCCGGTTCCCCCTGTCGACAGCACGCAGGACATGCGTGCCGAGATGTCGCTGATCCTCGAATCGCTGGGCATCCCGGTCGAAGTGTTCCACCATGAAGTGGCGGGCGCTGGCCAAAACGAAATCGGCACCAAGTTCTCCACGCTGGTGGAGCGCGCTGACTGGACCATGCTGCAAAAGTATGTGATCCACAACGTGGCCAATGCCTACGGCAAGACCGCCACCTTCATGCCCAAGCCCTACCACGGTGACAACGGCTCCGGCATGCACGTGCACCAGTCCGTCTGGAAGGACGGCAAGAACCTGTTTGCAGGCGACGGCTATGCCGGTCTGTCGGACTTTGCGCTGTACTACATCGGCGGCATCATCAAGCACGCCCGTGCCCTGAACGCCATCACCAACCCTGGCACCAACAGCTACAAGCGCCTGGTGCCCCATTTCGAAGCGCCGGTGAAGCTGGCCTACTCGGCCAAGAACCGTTCTGCCTCGATCCGTATTCCGTTCGTGGCGAACCCCAAGGGCCGCCGTGTGGAAGCCCGCTTCCCCGATCCACTGATGAACCCCTACCTGGGCTTTGCCGCCCTGCTGATGGCGGGTCTGGACGGCGTGGAAAACAAGATTCATCCCGGCGAAGCCGCCACGAAGGATCTGTACCATCTGCCTCCAGAAGAAGACAAGCTGGTCCCGACCGTGTGCCACAGCCTCGACCAGGCGCTGGAGCACCTGGACAAGGACCGTGCCTTCCTGACCAAGGGTGGCGTGTTCACCGACAGCATGATCGACGCCTACATCGACCTCAAGATGGCCGAAGTGACGCGCTTCCGCATGGCTGTGCACCCTGTCGAGTACGACATGTACTTCTCGATCTAA
- a CDS encoding ABC transporter substrate-binding protein codes for MPHSSRVAAPGRLAQAAVLALSLCGAAHAQTELVIATVNNGHMIEMQKLSKNFEQANPDIKLKWVTLEEGVLRQRVTTDIATKGGQFDVMTIGMYEAPIWGKKGWLQELKTDAAYDVDDLLPAVRNGLTVDGKLFAAPFYGESSMLMYRKDLADKAGVQVPERPTWPQIKDLAAKMHDPKNGVYGICLRGKPGWGDNMAFLSTLVNTFGGQWFDMQWKPQLESKPWKDAITFYVDLLKNYGPPGSAANSFNEILALTNSGKCGMWVDATIAASFVADPKQSKVADQMAFAQAPTMNTPKGANWLWSWNLAIPAGSKKVDAAQKFITWSTSKDYVQLVAKTNGWANVPTGTRKSTYASPEFQKAARFAAAEKVAIDSANPTDSTLPKSPYVGVQFAAIPEFQAIGIAVGQQMSAALAGKTTVDAALKASQVSADREMKKAGYYK; via the coding sequence ATGCCACATTCCTCCCGCGTTGCCGCGCCCGGACGCCTTGCCCAAGCCGCTGTGCTGGCCCTGTCGCTGTGCGGTGCCGCCCATGCGCAGACCGAACTCGTGATTGCCACCGTGAACAACGGCCACATGATCGAGATGCAAAAGCTCAGCAAAAACTTTGAGCAGGCGAACCCCGACATCAAGCTCAAGTGGGTCACGCTCGAAGAAGGTGTGCTGCGCCAGCGCGTGACCACCGACATCGCCACCAAGGGCGGCCAGTTCGACGTGATGACGATTGGCATGTACGAGGCGCCCATCTGGGGCAAGAAGGGCTGGCTGCAGGAGCTCAAAACCGACGCTGCCTACGACGTGGATGACCTGCTGCCCGCCGTGCGCAATGGCCTGACGGTGGACGGCAAGCTGTTTGCCGCGCCGTTCTACGGCGAAAGCTCCATGCTGATGTACCGCAAGGACCTGGCCGACAAGGCGGGCGTGCAGGTGCCCGAGCGCCCCACCTGGCCGCAGATCAAGGACCTGGCCGCCAAGATGCACGACCCCAAGAACGGGGTGTACGGCATCTGCCTGCGCGGCAAGCCGGGCTGGGGCGACAACATGGCCTTCCTGTCCACGCTGGTCAACACCTTCGGCGGCCAGTGGTTCGACATGCAGTGGAAGCCGCAGCTCGAATCCAAGCCCTGGAAGGACGCGATCACCTTCTACGTGGACCTGCTCAAGAACTACGGCCCGCCCGGCTCTGCCGCCAACAGCTTCAACGAGATCCTGGCGCTGACCAACTCCGGCAAGTGCGGCATGTGGGTGGATGCGACCATTGCGGCATCGTTCGTGGCCGACCCCAAGCAGTCCAAGGTGGCCGACCAGATGGCCTTTGCCCAGGCGCCCACCATGAACACGCCCAAGGGCGCCAACTGGCTGTGGTCCTGGAACCTGGCCATCCCTGCGGGTTCGAAGAAAGTGGACGCCGCGCAGAAGTTCATCACCTGGTCCACCAGCAAGGACTACGTGCAGCTCGTGGCCAAGACCAACGGCTGGGCCAACGTGCCCACCGGCACGCGCAAGAGCACGTACGCCTCGCCTGAATTCCAGAAGGCCGCCCGCTTTGCCGCCGCCGAGAAGGTCGCCATCGACTCGGCCAACCCGACCGACTCGACCCTGCCCAAGAGCCCGTATGTGGGTGTGCAGTTCGCGGCGATTCCGGAGTTCCAGGCCATCGGTATCGCCGTCGGCCAGCAGATGAGCGCGGCGCTGGCCGGCAAGACCACGGTGGATGCGGCGCTGAAGGCCTCTCAGGTGTCGGCTGACCGTGAGATGAAGAAGGCTGGCTACTACAAATAG
- a CDS encoding DUF4337 domain-containing protein, translated as MSSGGFHVHGPHDHAVEHATHGGDAAHHGAEGGSSTNKIAMFTAIVATVGAIFAYMGGATQANAGLMKNDAAIKKTEASNQWNYFQSKSTKQSLAELARDLSASEPEKAKYQVKIDRYEKEKNEIKVVAEKLEADALAFDHKSEAQMHQHHRWAQATTALQVAIALAAIALLTRKKWLEYGMYGVAAVGLGVGALAALHI; from the coding sequence ATGTCTTCCGGCGGATTTCACGTACACGGCCCCCATGACCACGCGGTGGAGCACGCCACCCACGGCGGCGATGCAGCGCACCACGGCGCAGAAGGTGGCTCATCCACCAACAAGATCGCCATGTTCACGGCCATCGTGGCCACGGTGGGCGCCATCTTTGCCTACATGGGCGGCGCCACGCAGGCCAACGCCGGGCTGATGAAGAACGATGCGGCCATCAAGAAGACGGAAGCCTCCAACCAGTGGAATTACTTCCAGTCCAAAAGCACCAAGCAAAGCCTGGCTGAACTTGCGCGCGACCTGAGCGCATCAGAGCCCGAGAAGGCCAAGTACCAGGTCAAGATCGACCGCTACGAAAAAGAAAAGAACGAGATCAAGGTCGTGGCCGAAAAGCTTGAAGCCGACGCCCTGGCCTTTGACCACAAGAGCGAAGCGCAGATGCACCAGCACCACCGCTGGGCGCAGGCCACCACGGCACTGCAGGTGGCCATCGCACTGGCCGCCATTGCACTGCTGACACGCAAGAAATGGCTTGAATACGGCATGTACGGCGTGGCCGCTGTAGGCCTGGGCGTGGGCGCCCTCGCGGCGCTGCACATCTGA
- a CDS encoding dihydrofolate reductase: protein MPLHLIYARAANGVIGKNNALPWHLSEDMAHFKQLTQGCPVIMGRKTWDSLPPRFRPLPGRTNIVVTRQDNWQADGAVCAASLQGALQQAPAGQTVWVIGGAQIYAEALPLADRLEVTEIDQDFDGDAYAPTLGPEWAESARSRHVGSNGLPFSFVTYVRSR, encoded by the coding sequence ATGCCCCTGCACCTTATCTACGCCCGCGCTGCCAACGGCGTCATCGGCAAAAACAACGCCCTGCCCTGGCACCTGTCGGAAGACATGGCGCATTTCAAGCAGCTCACCCAGGGCTGCCCCGTGATCATGGGCCGCAAGACCTGGGATTCGCTGCCACCCCGCTTTCGCCCGTTGCCCGGGCGTACCAACATCGTCGTGACGCGACAGGACAACTGGCAGGCAGACGGCGCCGTGTGCGCTGCCAGCCTGCAAGGCGCGCTGCAGCAGGCGCCGGCGGGGCAGACGGTGTGGGTGATTGGCGGCGCCCAGATCTACGCCGAAGCCCTGCCGCTGGCAGACCGGCTGGAAGTGACCGAGATCGACCAGGACTTTGACGGCGACGCGTACGCCCCCACGCTCGGCCCCGAGTGGGCCGAATCCGCGCGTAGCCGGCATGTGGGCAGCAACGGGCTGCCCTTCAGCTTCGTGACCTATGTGCGAAGCCGGTGA
- a CDS encoding carbohydrate ABC transporter permease codes for MNRRLLPRLLLTPAMATLFLWMIVPLVMTIYFSLIRYNLMQPDQTGFAGLENFEYFVTDPSFGTAVVNTILLLGSVILITVVFGIAIALLINEPFAGRGIVRVLLISPFFVMPTVNALMWKNMMMNPIYGVLAQVWMFFGAQPVDWLTDHPLFSVIVMVSWQWLPFATLIFMTALQSMNHEQLEASRMDGANYLQQLRYLYVPHLARSVAVVVMIELIFLLSIFAEIYTTTGGGPGDASTNVTFLIFKQALLNFDAGVASAGALFAVLLANIAAVFLIRMVGKNLDK; via the coding sequence ATGAACCGCCGCCTGCTCCCTCGCCTGCTGCTCACGCCTGCCATGGCCACGCTCTTCCTGTGGATGATCGTGCCGCTGGTGATGACGATCTACTTCTCGCTCATCCGCTACAACCTCATGCAGCCGGACCAGACCGGCTTTGCCGGGCTGGAGAACTTTGAGTATTTCGTCACTGATCCGTCGTTCGGCACGGCCGTGGTGAACACCATCTTGCTGCTGGGCAGCGTGATTCTCATCACCGTGGTGTTCGGCATTGCGATTGCGCTGCTCATCAACGAGCCGTTTGCGGGCCGGGGCATCGTGCGGGTGCTGTTGATTTCGCCGTTTTTTGTCATGCCTACGGTGAATGCGCTGATGTGGAAGAACATGATGATGAATCCCATCTACGGCGTGCTCGCCCAGGTGTGGATGTTCTTTGGTGCACAGCCGGTGGACTGGCTTACCGACCACCCGCTGTTCTCGGTGATCGTCATGGTGTCGTGGCAATGGCTGCCGTTCGCCACGCTGATCTTCATGACCGCATTGCAGAGCATGAACCACGAGCAGCTCGAAGCCTCGCGCATGGACGGCGCCAACTACCTGCAGCAGCTGCGCTACCTGTATGTGCCGCATCTGGCGCGCTCGGTGGCGGTGGTGGTGATGATCGAACTCATCTTTTTGCTCAGCATCTTTGCCGAGATCTACACCACCACGGGTGGCGGGCCGGGCGATGCGAGCACCAACGTCACCTTCCTGATCTTCAAGCAGGCACTGCTCAACTTCGACGCGGGCGTGGCCTCGGCCGGGGCGCTGTTCGCAGTGCTGCTGGCCAATATCGCGGCGGTGTTTCTGATCCGCATGGTCGGCAAGAACCTTGACAAGTAA